In Armatimonadota bacterium, the following proteins share a genomic window:
- a CDS encoding cbb3-type cytochrome c oxidase subunit I, whose translation MRASTVKNPAAEAPKPESNYLNNGHTIASWLLTKDHKRIAILYLISVTIFFAVGSFLAGLIRAELILPRGVMLENETYNKIFTLHGVVMIFFFLIPSIPATLGNFLIPMMIGAKDLAFPRLNLLSWYLYIIAGLIAIVAIAMGGVDTGWTFYAPYASMYSNSQVSLTIGAAFLAGFSSIFTGINFIVTIHKMRAPGMTWFRLPLYVWGHYSTSIIIILGTPVVAITLLMLLAERTLHLGFFSPELGGDPVLFQHLFWFYSHPAVYIMILPGMGVISEIITCFSRRRIFGYEFVAFSSLAIAGLGFLVWGHHLYVSGQSMYQGMVFSIITFLVAIPSAVKVFNWSTTIFKGSVRLQTPMAYALGFMGLFLVGGLTGLYLSSMATDIHLTDTYFVVAHFHFVMVGGAVMAMLGGVHFWWPKMTGKMYNEHLGKLSAAITFVGFNLTFLPQFAMGYLGMPRRYHYYYLWPDFQIYHILSTAGAFVLAIGYAMPAFYLLWSLKHGKDAGPNPWGAKGLEWTTPSPPPTENFTTIPIVTEEAYNYDPELAEREETLADMLEHDYSPEGAGN comes from the coding sequence ATGAGAGCGAGTACCGTCAAGAACCCTGCAGCCGAAGCGCCCAAGCCGGAATCGAACTACCTGAACAACGGGCACACGATCGCTTCGTGGCTCCTAACCAAGGACCACAAGCGAATCGCGATCCTGTATCTGATCTCGGTCACGATCTTCTTCGCCGTCGGCAGCTTCCTCGCGGGCCTGATCCGTGCCGAACTGATCCTGCCGCGCGGCGTGATGCTGGAGAACGAGACCTACAACAAGATATTCACGCTGCACGGCGTGGTGATGATCTTCTTCTTCCTCATCCCGTCGATCCCGGCGACCTTGGGCAACTTTCTGATTCCGATGATGATCGGGGCAAAGGACCTTGCCTTTCCACGCCTGAACCTGCTGTCTTGGTACCTCTACATCATCGCCGGCCTTATCGCCATCGTCGCGATTGCGATGGGCGGCGTGGACACGGGCTGGACCTTCTATGCCCCCTATGCGAGCATGTATTCGAACTCCCAGGTGTCGCTGACCATCGGCGCGGCGTTCCTGGCGGGCTTCAGTTCGATCTTTACCGGCATCAACTTCATCGTCACCATCCACAAGATGCGCGCGCCGGGCATGACCTGGTTCCGGCTCCCGCTCTATGTGTGGGGCCACTATTCGACCAGCATCATCATCATCCTTGGGACCCCGGTCGTCGCGATCACCCTGCTGATGCTCCTGGCAGAAAGGACGCTGCATCTTGGGTTCTTTAGCCCTGAGCTCGGCGGCGACCCGGTGCTCTTCCAGCACCTGTTCTGGTTCTATTCGCACCCCGCGGTCTACATCATGATTCTGCCCGGCATGGGCGTCATCAGCGAGATCATCACATGCTTTAGCCGTCGGCGGATCTTTGGCTATGAGTTCGTGGCGTTCTCGTCGCTGGCGATTGCGGGCCTCGGCTTCTTGGTTTGGGGCCACCACCTTTATGTCAGCGGCCAGTCGATGTATCAGGGCATGGTGTTCTCGATCATCACCTTCCTGGTGGCGATCCCCTCCGCCGTCAAGGTGTTCAACTGGTCCACCACGATCTTCAAGGGCTCGGTCCGACTTCAGACGCCGATGGCCTACGCGCTCGGCTTCATGGGGCTGTTCCTGGTGGGCGGTCTCACGGGGCTCTACCTGTCTTCGATGGCGACCGACATCCACCTCACCGACACCTACTTCGTGGTCGCGCACTTCCACTTCGTGATGGTCGGCGGAGCGGTGATGGCGATGCTCGGCGGCGTGCACTTCTGGTGGCCGAAGATGACCGGCAAGATGTACAACGAGCACCTTGGCAAGCTCTCGGCGGCGATCACGTTCGTCGGGTTCAACCTGACGTTCCTGCCGCAGTTCGCTATGGGCTACCTGGGCATGCCGAGGCGCTACCACTACTACTACCTGTGGCCGGACTTCCAGATCTATCACATCCTCTCGACTGCCGGCGCATTTGTGCTGGCGATCGGATATGCCATGCCGGCTTTCTATTTGCTCTGGTCGCTGAAGCACGGCAAGGACGCCGGTCCGAACCCCTGGGGCGCGAAAGGCCTTGAGTGGACCACACCGTCGCCCCCGCCGACTGAGAACTTTACGACGATCCCGATCGTGACCGAAGAGGCCTACAACTACGACCCTGAACTCGCCGAGCGGGAAGAGACCCTGGCAGACATGCTTGAGCACGACTACTCGCCGGAAGGAGCCGGAAACTAA
- a CDS encoding cytochrome c oxidase subunit 3 codes for MSTTMANSDHGHADGVFHQYENIDQQNESYIVGMWTFLVTEVMFFGPLFFTYILYRWQYQEYFWRTHQLLDIKLGGINTMILLASSFSMAMGVHYAQKKDTKRQLGMMGFTVLCGAAFLAIKLALEWAPKFQHHMIPGPQFTWPPHDGYDQSILALLHDVPRGAAEMYFSIYFGITGLHGIHVVVGMLCIAIIMFMKVRKFPQVESYIPTEMVGLYWHFVDLVWIFLYPLFYLMPR; via the coding sequence ATGTCGACGACCATGGCAAATTCGGACCACGGGCATGCCGATGGCGTGTTCCACCAGTACGAGAACATCGACCAGCAGAACGAGAGCTACATCGTTGGGATGTGGACGTTCCTCGTCACCGAGGTCATGTTCTTCGGGCCGCTGTTCTTCACGTACATCCTGTACCGCTGGCAGTACCAGGAGTACTTCTGGCGTACGCACCAACTGCTCGACATCAAGCTGGGCGGCATCAACACGATGATCCTCCTTGCGAGTTCGTTCTCCATGGCGATGGGCGTGCACTACGCACAGAAGAAAGACACCAAGAGACAGCTCGGCATGATGGGATTCACCGTTCTGTGCGGTGCGGCTTTTCTTGCCATAAAGCTGGCGCTTGAATGGGCGCCGAAGTTTCAGCACCACATGATCCCGGGCCCGCAGTTCACCTGGCCGCCGCACGATGGATACGACCAGAGCATCTTGGCGCTGCTGCACGACGTGCCTCGCGGCGCGGCGGAGATGTACTTCAGCATCTATTTCGGCATCACGGGCCTGCACGGCATCCACGTCGTCGTGGGCATGCTCTGCATCGCCATCATCATGTTCATGAAGGTGCGCAAGTTCCCGCAGGTCGAGAGCTACATCCCGACTGAAATGGTGGGACTCTATTGGCACTTCGTCGACTTGGTCTGGATATTCCTGTACCCACTGTTCTATCTGATGCCGCGCTAG
- a CDS encoding cytochrome C oxidase subunit IV family protein encodes MSHDTHAATCPPGQESTHHVTSPATFVKVFALLFVLMCLTIGAAIYAHEAHIDAPWFTWAMNIVAMAIACIKATYVVLYFMGVKYATQLSKVFALGGFVWVTLLLIMFCDYGTRHDETSPGWTTENKSYQSNVNLPELGKEAPRQYWGAR; translated from the coding sequence ATGAGCCACGACACCCACGCCGCCACTTGCCCTCCGGGCCAAGAGTCCACCCACCACGTCACCTCGCCGGCGACGTTCGTGAAGGTGTTCGCATTGCTATTCGTGCTGATGTGCCTGACGATCGGCGCGGCGATCTATGCCCACGAAGCTCACATCGACGCACCATGGTTCACCTGGGCGATGAACATCGTCGCCATGGCGATCGCTTGCATAAAGGCCACCTATGTCGTGCTGTACTTCATGGGTGTGAAGTACGCCACGCAGCTTTCGAAGGTCTTTGCGCTGGGGGGGTTCGTGTGGGTGACGTTGCTGCTCATCATGTTCTGCGACTACGGCACAAGGCACGACGAAACGTCTCCGGGCTGGACCACCGAGAACAAGAGCTATCAGTCCAACGTGAACCTGCCGGAGCTCGGGAAAGAGGCGCCTCGGCAGTACTGGGGCGCGCGATAG
- a CDS encoding DUF1501 domain-containing protein, which translates to MNWKEDWCSCDGTGQSGSPRGAGHGWVEAQVAGGCSPSHESRRSTNGFVGLSRRSLISVAGIGALGWAARGSVLAQVAMSPSGDRGGNVLVVIFLRGGMDGLSAVVPYGDDGYHRQRPTLGLSTPKDRAAAQIDRTLDLDGFFGFHPALGPLLPLFREGRLGVVHAIGSDDRTRSHFEAMNAMERGVATAKGIAPGGWLARYLEASPAKSPSPLRAVALTSVMPDSLRGATHALALESLDAFRLEVPKDGEAAAFRQSLAQLYSGDRDLISQSGHETLQVLGALEKLDPTRYVPSGGAQYPEGDLGTALKQVAFLIKGRLGLEVACLDKGGWDTHFGQGRSSGLLTGLLSELGQSLAAFAADLGSEMSRVTVVAMTEFGRRAYENSTLGTDHGRGSVMLLIGGGVNGGKVHGVWPGLGEADLEQPGDLRVTTDYRSVLSEVLSKRMGFGQAEKVFPGFVGSGAGVLL; encoded by the coding sequence ATGAACTGGAAAGAGGATTGGTGCAGTTGCGACGGGACCGGACAGAGCGGCTCGCCTCGAGGCGCGGGACACGGGTGGGTGGAGGCCCAAGTCGCAGGCGGATGCTCGCCGAGCCATGAGTCGCGCCGTTCAACCAACGGCTTTGTGGGGCTTTCCAGGCGCTCGTTGATCTCCGTCGCCGGCATCGGGGCGCTCGGATGGGCCGCTCGCGGCTCTGTCCTTGCCCAGGTCGCCATGAGCCCATCTGGAGACCGGGGCGGCAACGTGCTGGTCGTGATCTTCCTGCGCGGCGGCATGGACGGGCTGAGCGCCGTGGTTCCGTACGGGGATGACGGCTATCACCGACAGCGGCCCACGCTGGGACTCTCGACCCCGAAGGACCGCGCTGCGGCCCAGATCGATCGGACACTGGACCTGGACGGGTTTTTCGGATTCCACCCCGCGCTGGGACCGCTCCTGCCGCTTTTCCGTGAGGGGCGGCTGGGCGTCGTTCACGCGATCGGGTCCGACGACCGGACGCGATCTCACTTCGAGGCGATGAACGCCATGGAGCGGGGCGTCGCCACCGCAAAAGGCATTGCGCCGGGAGGTTGGCTTGCCCGGTATCTGGAGGCATCTCCCGCTAAGAGCCCCTCTCCCCTCAGGGCCGTCGCGCTCACGAGCGTCATGCCGGATTCTCTAAGGGGCGCCACGCACGCCTTGGCTCTGGAATCCCTCGATGCCTTTCGTCTCGAGGTGCCCAAGGATGGCGAGGCCGCGGCATTTCGGCAGAGCCTTGCACAGCTCTACTCCGGGGATCGCGATCTGATCTCTCAGTCTGGGCACGAGACGCTGCAGGTGCTGGGGGCGCTCGAAAAGCTCGACCCCACCCGATATGTGCCGTCGGGAGGCGCCCAGTATCCCGAGGGAGACCTTGGGACCGCTCTGAAGCAGGTGGCGTTCCTGATCAAGGGTCGGTTGGGGCTGGAGGTGGCTTGCCTGGACAAGGGAGGTTGGGACACCCACTTCGGCCAGGGCCGCTCGTCGGGTCTACTGACTGGACTGCTTTCCGAGCTTGGGCAGTCCTTGGCGGCCTTCGCAGCGGACCTGGGCTCCGAAATGAGCCGCGTGACGGTGGTCGCGATGACCGAATTTGGCCGGCGCGCCTATGAGAACAGTACGCTCGGCACGGATCACGGACGCGGAAGCGTGATGCTCCTAATCGGGGGCGGGGTGAATGGCGGCAAGGTCCACGGCGTCTGGCCTGGGCTAGGCGAAGCCGACCTGGAGCAGCCGGGAGACCTGAGGGTTACCACGGACTACCGAAGCGTGCTGAGCGAGGTGCTTTCCAAACGCATGGGCTTCGGACAGGCGGAGAAGGTGTTCCCAGGGTTCGTGGGGAGTGGGGCCGGGGTGCTTCTGTAG
- a CDS encoding DUF1800 domain-containing protein — protein sequence MEVSRREVVRASLAAGAAAAAAGCAIPLSRVGRKGLPERIEPPKSPSDPEYRLANRLGYGPVPGEPERIRRMGRAAYVQEQLAASQPESPYLLTMLHRMDALQLDAATLQDLPEPYVLGQLQQAAMLRAVYSPNQLFERMVDLWSNHFSIYAKKAEGAYRKPTDDLKVVRSHALGRFSDLLKASAKSPSMLIYLDAEQNHKGVPNENYARELMELHTLGVDGGYTYKDIKEVARCLTGWTVEDRFLRPFWTWRFDPSQHDDGAKTVLGHRIPPGAGQKDVDIVLAILSRHPSTSRFIAKKICRHFLADPAEAWIERTAAIYRESITDDGAGDIRAMLKPILLSDELVHGAPILKRPFDFVASALRSVYADTDGAKPIQDHLDKMGQPLYMWPMPDGYPDKAAAWTGSLLGRWNFSWALAHGLIAGTSPRINEVGGKAGGPAGLAATILGGDVPATCVDGSLQATVARCLASPQFQWR from the coding sequence ATGGAAGTCTCTCGCCGAGAAGTGGTGAGGGCCAGCCTTGCTGCAGGCGCCGCAGCGGCCGCCGCGGGTTGCGCGATCCCGCTGAGCCGGGTCGGACGCAAGGGCCTTCCGGAGCGGATCGAGCCGCCCAAGAGCCCGTCGGACCCCGAGTACCGCCTTGCAAACCGTCTGGGCTATGGCCCCGTTCCCGGAGAGCCCGAGCGGATAAGGCGTATGGGACGGGCAGCCTATGTGCAAGAGCAGCTTGCGGCGAGCCAGCCAGAATCGCCCTATCTGCTCACGATGCTCCACCGGATGGACGCGCTCCAGCTCGACGCGGCGACCCTCCAGGACCTTCCCGAGCCTTATGTGCTAGGGCAGCTTCAGCAGGCGGCGATGCTCCGCGCGGTGTATTCACCGAACCAGCTCTTCGAGCGTATGGTGGACCTCTGGAGCAACCACTTCAGCATCTATGCCAAGAAGGCGGAAGGCGCCTATCGCAAGCCGACGGATGACCTCAAGGTCGTTCGCTCCCATGCGCTCGGCCGTTTTTCCGATCTCCTCAAGGCCTCAGCCAAGAGCCCTTCGATGCTGATCTACTTGGACGCCGAGCAGAACCACAAAGGCGTGCCCAACGAGAACTATGCCCGCGAGCTGATGGAGCTCCACACCCTCGGCGTGGACGGCGGCTACACCTACAAGGACATCAAAGAAGTGGCTCGGTGCCTCACGGGATGGACCGTCGAAGACCGGTTCCTTAGGCCGTTCTGGACGTGGCGCTTCGACCCCAGCCAGCACGACGACGGCGCCAAAACGGTGCTCGGCCACCGCATCCCGCCGGGAGCCGGCCAGAAGGACGTCGACATCGTGCTCGCCATCCTGTCGAGGCACCCCTCGACAAGCCGGTTCATCGCAAAGAAGATCTGCCGGCACTTCCTCGCCGATCCTGCGGAAGCCTGGATCGAGAGGACCGCGGCCATCTATCGGGAGTCGATCACCGACGATGGGGCCGGCGACATTAGGGCGATGCTGAAGCCGATCCTGCTGTCGGACGAGCTGGTCCATGGCGCACCGATCCTCAAACGACCGTTCGACTTCGTCGCTTCGGCCCTGCGCTCGGTCTACGCCGACACGGACGGGGCGAAGCCGATCCAGGACCATCTGGACAAGATGGGCCAGCCCCTTTACATGTGGCCGATGCCCGACGGCTACCCTGACAAGGCCGCCGCCTGGACCGGGTCGCTGCTGGGGCGCTGGAACTTCTCCTGGGCGCTTGCGCACGGCCTGATTGCTGGGACCAGCCCGCGCATCAATGAAGTTGGAGGCAAGGCTGGCGGACCCGCCGGACTCGCCGCGACGATCTTGGGTGGGGACGTTCCGGCGACCTGCGTCGATGGCTCTCTGCAGGCGACCGTCGCTCGGTGCCTTGCCAGCCCGCAGTTCCAATGGAGATGA
- a CDS encoding response regulator transcription factor — protein MPTKIRVVVADDEHSYRNALQRTLGLMPECQVIAVCQDGQEALDACLADPPDVLLTDVNMPRLDGVELIRKLQRQEKDVRVVVLTIREDEDTVFDAFRAGALGYLLKTSTPQDVIDAIRLAERGEAKITPKIAAKVIEDFRRVKEDDDTDDAELFVLSDREQEILDLIAQGMRNKEIASRLCIAEKTVKNHVSNILKALQVNSRTEAAMKAVKSKMVVKE, from the coding sequence ATGCCGACGAAGATCAGGGTCGTGGTCGCGGACGATGAGCACTCTTATCGAAACGCGCTGCAGCGAACGCTAGGCTTGATGCCTGAGTGCCAGGTCATCGCCGTCTGCCAAGACGGCCAGGAGGCGCTCGACGCCTGCCTTGCCGATCCCCCGGACGTGCTCCTCACCGACGTCAACATGCCAAGGCTGGATGGAGTCGAGCTGATTCGCAAGCTCCAGCGCCAGGAAAAGGACGTCCGCGTAGTTGTGCTCACGATCCGTGAAGACGAAGACACGGTTTTTGACGCGTTTCGCGCCGGGGCGCTAGGCTACCTGCTCAAAACTTCCACGCCACAGGACGTGATCGATGCGATCCGTCTGGCCGAGCGCGGCGAGGCCAAGATCACGCCAAAAATCGCGGCCAAGGTGATTGAAGATTTCCGCAGGGTCAAGGAAGACGACGACACCGACGACGCGGAGCTCTTTGTCCTCAGCGATCGCGAACAGGAGATCCTCGATCTCATCGCCCAAGGCATGAGAAACAAAGAGATTGCCTCCAGGCTTTGCATCGCGGAAAAGACCGTCAAGAACCACGTGAGCAACATCCTCAAGGCGCTCCAGGTCAACAGCCGCACCGAGGCCGCGATGAAGGCCGTCAAGTCGAAAATGGTCGTCAAGGAGTAA
- a CDS encoding acetylornithine transaminase yields the protein MIDTHSAQQLDDLHVMKTYRRFPALFERGNGCLLWDENGRVYLDFLAGIGVCQLGHAHPAVTEAITRQASRLVHGSNLLLTDPVPRLAAKLCAISGMDRVFFSVCGASAIETALKIAKKHGLSKRRNGDYKVLALDNSFHGRTLGALTLTGQIKYQDDFQPLIPGISYVKPNDLDALKAAFDDSVAAIFIEPIQGEGGVVPISREFLAEARTLCDRHGALLVFDEIQTGMGRTGTWFHFQQHGVVPDVMAIAKGLGNGMPIGACLARGEAAEVLQPGNHGSTFGGNPLMCAAGLAVIETIESQGVIANAKRVGDSLRSQLTAIGGPIAEVRGAGLMIGIRLNQPIARDVVQKCFERGLVANATSEDTLRLLPPLILTEAQAEQGVAILKSALAGETSEAVEAVAQTPEAYHDVLAMEDLSGSQAEEVLALAARLKNRRKFAPEPVVSVEGRTIALVFEKPSLRTRVSFEAAIQELGGHAVYLSKADIGMGSREAIKDVASNLGGWCAAVVARLYWQRHLHELAHYCDSPVINALTEMEHPCQALADMLTVREAFGGQTVPITYVGDANNVARSLAKLAVMLGYPMTICGPKNFQLEETEGVRQTESIEEGLTGAKVVYTDVWVSMGDEHEQEHRLKVFEPYQVDSRVMAMAEKDAIFLHCLPARRGFEVTDDVIDGAQSRVVQQAENRLHAQKALLAKVLGLAQ from the coding sequence ATGATCGACACTCACAGCGCTCAGCAACTCGACGACCTTCACGTGATGAAGACCTACCGTCGTTTTCCCGCGTTGTTCGAGCGTGGCAACGGTTGTCTCCTTTGGGATGAGAACGGCAGGGTCTACCTCGACTTTCTGGCCGGCATCGGGGTCTGCCAACTCGGGCACGCCCACCCGGCGGTGACAGAGGCCATCACTCGACAAGCCTCAAGGCTGGTGCATGGCTCCAACCTGCTTTTGACCGACCCTGTTCCCCGGCTCGCAGCGAAGCTCTGCGCAATCAGCGGGATGGACCGCGTGTTCTTCTCGGTCTGCGGGGCATCGGCCATCGAAACGGCCCTCAAGATTGCCAAGAAGCACGGGCTTTCGAAGAGGCGCAACGGCGACTACAAGGTCTTGGCGCTGGACAACAGCTTCCACGGCCGGACGCTCGGGGCGCTCACCCTGACGGGTCAGATCAAGTATCAGGACGACTTCCAGCCCCTCATCCCGGGCATATCGTACGTGAAGCCGAACGACCTGGATGCCCTGAAGGCAGCCTTCGACGATTCCGTTGCGGCGATTTTCATCGAGCCAATCCAGGGAGAGGGCGGTGTCGTTCCGATCTCGAGAGAGTTTCTTGCTGAAGCCCGAACGCTCTGCGACCGGCATGGCGCGCTGCTGGTTTTCGACGAGATACAGACTGGAATGGGCCGCACGGGAACCTGGTTCCACTTTCAGCAGCACGGCGTCGTCCCGGACGTGATGGCCATCGCTAAGGGGCTAGGAAACGGCATGCCGATTGGTGCTTGTTTGGCGCGCGGGGAGGCCGCGGAGGTGCTGCAGCCCGGAAACCACGGCAGTACCTTTGGTGGAAACCCCCTGATGTGCGCCGCGGGCCTCGCGGTCATCGAGACGATCGAATCGCAAGGGGTGATCGCCAACGCCAAGCGTGTGGGGGATTCCCTTCGTTCGCAGCTCACTGCGATCGGTGGGCCCATAGCCGAGGTTCGAGGGGCCGGTCTCATGATCGGCATCCGGCTCAATCAGCCGATAGCTCGCGACGTGGTGCAAAAGTGCTTCGAGCGGGGCCTGGTGGCAAACGCCACTTCGGAAGACACGCTCCGGCTGCTGCCTCCCCTCATTCTCACCGAAGCTCAGGCGGAGCAGGGCGTGGCGATCTTGAAGTCGGCCTTGGCCGGCGAAACGTCGGAGGCGGTGGAGGCCGTGGCCCAGACGCCAGAGGCCTACCACGACGTGCTGGCCATGGAAGACCTATCCGGTTCTCAAGCCGAGGAGGTTCTCGCGCTGGCGGCACGGCTCAAGAACCGACGGAAATTTGCGCCGGAGCCGGTGGTTTCGGTTGAGGGCCGGACGATCGCCCTGGTGTTTGAGAAGCCGTCGCTCAGGACTCGTGTGAGCTTCGAAGCGGCGATCCAGGAGTTGGGTGGCCATGCGGTGTACCTTAGCAAGGCCGACATCGGCATGGGCAGCCGCGAGGCGATCAAGGACGTGGCCAGCAACCTCGGCGGATGGTGTGCGGCGGTGGTGGCGCGGCTCTATTGGCAACGTCACTTGCACGAGTTGGCGCACTACTGCGATTCACCCGTCATCAACGCTCTGACCGAGATGGAGCACCCTTGTCAGGCGCTGGCCGACATGCTGACCGTTCGTGAGGCGTTCGGCGGGCAGACAGTTCCGATCACCTATGTGGGCGATGCCAACAACGTGGCCCGGAGCCTAGCAAAGCTCGCCGTGATGCTCGGCTACCCGATGACGATTTGCGGCCCCAAGAACTTCCAACTCGAGGAAACCGAAGGGGTTCGGCAGACAGAGAGCATCGAAGAAGGACTAACGGGCGCCAAGGTGGTTTACACCGACGTGTGGGTGAGCATGGGCGACGAGCACGAGCAAGAGCACCGCTTGAAGGTCTTTGAGCCCTATCAAGTCGACTCGCGCGTGATGGCGATGGCCGAAAAGGACGCGATCTTCCTGCACTGCCTTCCGGCGCGCAGGGGCTTCGAGGTGACGGACGACGTCATCGACGGCGCCCAGAGCCGCGTGGTCCAGCAAGCGGAGAACCGTCTGCATGCGCAGAAGGCACTGCTGGCAAAGGTCTTGGGTTTGGCGCAGTAA
- a CDS encoding PEP-CTERM sorting domain-containing protein — MSRRFFAISILAASALSQAQQLNFTGTILNENFNSLSSTGTTNSWTNGSSPLNGWYMETITGNQEANYRADTGASNSGALYSYGASTTDNERALGALGSGTPQAVIFGFRVRNMTGSAIDSFSIVYTGEQWRNGGNASAQTLRFSYKQDADNTADTNEFVGTDTQSASGDVSGTNVNGYNPDTSWTRVTSLDFTSPTTGTTAAALNGNDPINEAFISSGATLSSLWMPGQDMMFRFVHINEAGNDHGLAIDNMEFDAHLVPEPAGFAVLAIGLLALRRRK; from the coding sequence ATGTCACGACGCTTCTTTGCGATCAGCATCCTGGCAGCGAGCGCCCTTAGCCAAGCGCAGCAGCTTAACTTTACGGGAACAATTCTCAACGAGAACTTCAATTCCCTTTCATCCACCGGCACCACCAACTCGTGGACCAACGGTTCATCGCCCCTGAACGGCTGGTACATGGAGACCATCACCGGTAACCAGGAAGCCAACTATCGAGCTGACACTGGCGCTTCCAACAGCGGCGCTTTGTATAGCTATGGCGCGTCGACGACCGACAACGAGCGCGCGCTCGGCGCCTTGGGCTCCGGCACGCCGCAAGCGGTCATCTTCGGATTCCGCGTGCGCAACATGACCGGCTCGGCGATCGATTCGTTCAGCATCGTCTATACGGGCGAGCAGTGGCGCAACGGTGGCAACGCGAGCGCCCAAACCCTGCGCTTCAGCTACAAACAGGACGCCGACAACACCGCGGACACGAACGAGTTTGTTGGAACGGACACCCAGTCCGCTTCGGGCGACGTCTCGGGAACCAACGTGAACGGCTACAATCCGGACACGAGCTGGACGCGTGTGACGAGCCTCGACTTCACCTCGCCGACCACGGGAACCACCGCTGCCGCCCTGAACGGCAACGACCCGATTAACGAGGCGTTCATCAGCTCGGGCGCAACCCTGAGCTCGCTCTGGATGCCGGGCCAGGACATGATGTTCCGATTCGTTCACATCAACGAGGCGGGCAATGACCACGGCCTCGCGATCGACAACATGGAGTTCGACGCTCACCTGGTGCCCGAGCCTGCCGGCTTCGCGGTCTTGGCGATTGGGCTTCTGGCGCTTCGTCGCCGCAAGTAA
- a CDS encoding OmpA family protein, with protein sequence MSEAGPIIVKKKKVIAGGHHGGSWKVAYADFVTAMMAFFMVMWIMGMDAETRSMVAGYFNDPMGFIKNPPKSRTVFPMPGSPAPKLGQAGASTSMTMSENERLEADAMKSLQKKIENAAKDGRSADLKDLLENFEVTLTDEGLRLEFAESVGAVFFESGKAVIRPEAKQLIQRIAPILARSGRKMRIEGHTDALPYAGKDYTNLELSTDRAGSLRRELTADGVALEQVLSIEGLGASELKNKKDPYHFSNRRVTLLLPYDKQISKVQDLPADLLKKQIKAAFRTDIDVAPGKPDVSQGKLP encoded by the coding sequence ATGAGTGAAGCCGGACCCATCATTGTCAAGAAGAAAAAGGTCATCGCCGGAGGGCATCACGGCGGCTCCTGGAAGGTGGCCTATGCCGACTTCGTCACGGCCATGATGGCGTTCTTCATGGTCATGTGGATCATGGGCATGGACGCCGAGACCCGGTCCATGGTCGCCGGCTATTTCAACGACCCAATGGGTTTCATCAAAAACCCGCCCAAGTCTCGAACCGTCTTTCCGATGCCGGGCTCCCCGGCTCCCAAGCTAGGCCAGGCTGGCGCTTCGACCTCGATGACCATGAGCGAAAACGAGCGCCTCGAAGCGGACGCCATGAAGTCGCTTCAGAAGAAGATCGAGAATGCGGCAAAGGACGGGAGATCCGCCGACCTCAAAGACCTGCTCGAGAACTTCGAAGTGACGCTCACCGACGAGGGGCTGAGGCTGGAATTCGCCGAATCGGTTGGCGCGGTGTTCTTCGAATCAGGCAAAGCGGTGATCCGGCCCGAGGCCAAACAGCTCATCCAGCGCATCGCGCCGATTCTCGCCCGCTCAGGAAGGAAGATGAGGATCGAGGGCCACACCGACGCCTTGCCCTATGCGGGCAAGGACTACACAAACCTCGAACTGTCCACCGACCGGGCGGGGAGTCTGCGCAGGGAGTTGACTGCAGATGGCGTGGCACTCGAACAGGTCCTCAGCATCGAAGGACTCGGCGCGAGTGAGCTCAAGAACAAGAAGGACCCCTACCATTTCAGCAACCGACGGGTCACGCTGCTGCTGCCGTATGATAAGCAGATCAGCAAGGTCCAAGACCTTCCCGCCGACCTCCTGAAGAAGCAGATCAAGGCCGCCTTCCGCACGGACATCGACGTGGCCCCCGGCAAGCCCGATGTCTCACAGGGCAAGCTCCCTTAA